One genomic region from Pseudoduganella lutea encodes:
- a CDS encoding DUF1175 family protein: MASRQSLTVRRRCLRLLAAPLAAAAAPAFALKRAVDTQARLTQAQTRAFQAWMLRIVSAQVERGPSPRWQHRDCAGLVRFAVNEALAVHDARWLRANGIGTDRRLPPELNLTPAQAALRNRWVQSDGKVGHFVTAIALVQNNSRFVSRELSMASPGDLLFFDQGDEQHLMVWMGARIAYHTGTVTPMDNGLRTVDVQQLTMWKDTRWQPTVDNPNFAGVFRLSFLS; encoded by the coding sequence ATGGCAAGCCGTCAATCGCTGACCGTGCGGCGCCGCTGCCTGCGCCTGCTGGCCGCGCCGCTCGCCGCCGCCGCAGCGCCGGCGTTCGCCCTGAAACGCGCCGTCGATACGCAGGCGCGGCTGACCCAGGCCCAGACCCGCGCATTCCAGGCGTGGATGCTGCGCATCGTCAGCGCCCAGGTCGAGCGCGGACCTTCGCCTCGCTGGCAACACCGTGACTGCGCGGGCCTCGTGCGTTTTGCCGTCAACGAGGCGCTTGCCGTGCACGATGCCCGCTGGTTGCGCGCGAACGGTATCGGCACCGACCGGCGCCTGCCGCCGGAACTGAACCTGACGCCGGCGCAGGCCGCACTGCGCAACCGCTGGGTGCAGTCCGACGGTAAGGTCGGCCATTTCGTCACCGCGATCGCGCTGGTGCAGAACAACAGCAGGTTCGTCTCCCGCGAACTGTCGATGGCGTCGCCCGGCGACCTGCTGTTCTTCGACCAGGGCGACGAACAGCACCTGATGGTGTGGATGGGTGCGCGCATCGCGTACCACACGGGCACGGTCACCCCAATGGATAACGGTCTGCGGACCGTCGATGTTCAACAACTTACGATGTGGAAGGACACGCGGTGGCAACCGACGGTCGACAATCCCAACTTCGCCGGCGTGTTCCGGCTTTCCTTCTTGTCCTGA
- a CDS encoding DUF2138 family protein, producing the protein MQKKTLIKAVAGVAIVAAALVAYRTFGWGHWAGPVNSLGIDLSKPDALIVTKSLSTLPRDLLKIPLARDVLREEFLFYYEQNEDRLGLKGSLRRIAYEHELGWGDQLLRMVLDQPADVALWRDADGTLKHFAIAVSRNQLTRLVEEAGKVALKDSQMRIAGELSVDGADVRVFALDYAYNRTLLLAAHRDRLVVLSHPGMLYGGDDGKNVDETARKAVIDLLSKDGARQRVFHDQFRLARGATDGHSIAVKADFLSFGYQPFFGAFEALRFDFSKGAWASHALLDAGKLKKGGYDATALWHVLPHNPSACFIVPADWAAMQPVLERIDANAPLLPLADQMSGPAAACWYGGSRLHTPVFVASRAPAAAANTEALLGSLFSATMAGKGDAAAARAEGAVRWERTVATRQGEAKATLAMAGKLVVFSADGKLVDQVLAVQRKRAPAVADLLPDAARTIGVIAPASLARLIETEAFGSLPQSQEPLLRAAADEHLVPRLNALKKYPPYRLVLKKLPSSGVAWEPLEWQAVNR; encoded by the coding sequence ATGCAAAAGAAAACGCTGATCAAAGCCGTCGCCGGCGTGGCCATCGTCGCCGCTGCCCTGGTGGCCTACCGCACGTTCGGCTGGGGGCACTGGGCGGGGCCGGTCAACAGCCTGGGCATCGACCTGTCGAAGCCCGATGCGCTGATCGTCACGAAGAGCCTGTCCACGCTGCCGCGCGATTTACTGAAGATCCCGCTGGCGCGCGACGTCCTGCGCGAGGAGTTCCTCTTCTACTACGAGCAGAACGAAGACCGGCTGGGCCTGAAAGGCAGCCTGCGGCGCATCGCCTATGAACATGAACTGGGCTGGGGCGACCAGCTGCTGCGCATGGTGCTGGACCAGCCGGCGGACGTGGCGCTGTGGCGCGATGCCGATGGCACGCTGAAGCACTTTGCCATTGCCGTCTCGCGCAACCAGCTCACCCGGTTGGTCGAGGAAGCAGGCAAGGTTGCGCTGAAGGACAGCCAGATGCGCATCGCCGGCGAGCTGTCCGTCGACGGTGCCGACGTGCGCGTGTTCGCGCTCGACTATGCCTACAACCGCACGCTGCTGCTGGCGGCTCACCGCGATCGGCTCGTCGTCCTGTCCCATCCGGGCATGCTGTACGGGGGCGACGACGGCAAGAACGTCGACGAGACCGCCCGCAAAGCCGTGATCGACCTGCTGTCGAAGGATGGCGCACGGCAGCGTGTCTTTCATGACCAGTTCCGCCTGGCGCGCGGCGCGACCGATGGCCACAGCATCGCCGTCAAGGCGGATTTCCTGTCGTTCGGTTACCAGCCATTCTTTGGCGCGTTCGAAGCGCTGCGGTTCGACTTCAGCAAGGGAGCATGGGCTTCACATGCGCTGCTGGACGCAGGCAAGCTGAAGAAGGGCGGTTATGACGCGACCGCACTGTGGCACGTGCTGCCGCATAACCCGAGTGCCTGTTTCATCGTGCCGGCCGACTGGGCAGCCATGCAGCCCGTGCTGGAGCGCATCGATGCCAACGCGCCGCTGTTGCCGCTCGCCGATCAGATGAGCGGTCCCGCTGCCGCCTGCTGGTATGGCGGCTCGCGCCTGCACACGCCAGTCTTTGTCGCAAGCCGCGCTCCGGCCGCAGCGGCCAATACCGAGGCGCTGCTCGGCAGCCTGTTTTCGGCAACGATGGCCGGCAAGGGCGATGCAGCCGCGGCCAGGGCGGAAGGTGCCGTCCGCTGGGAGCGCACCGTGGCGACAAGGCAGGGCGAGGCGAAGGCAACGCTGGCCATGGCGGGCAAGCTGGTCGTGTTTTCCGCGGACGGGAAACTGGTCGACCAGGTACTCGCAGTGCAGCGCAAGCGGGCGCCGGCGGTGGCCGACCTGCTGCCCGATGCCGCACGCACGATCGGTGTCATCGCCCCCGCATCGCTGGCCCGGCTGATCGAAACCGAGGCGTTCGGCAGCCTGCCGCAAAGCCAGGAACCGCTGTTGCGCGCAGCAGCGGACGAGCACCTGGTACCGCGCCTGAACGCGTTGAAAAAATACCCGCCTTACCGGTTGGTGCTGAAAAAGCTGCCATCCTCCGGCGTCGCCTGGGAACCACTGGAATGGCAAGCCGTCAATCGCTGA
- a CDS encoding IS110 family transposase: MKITVCGVDLAKEVFQFHGVNAAGKVEKRIQLRRGKVMEFFANMAPCLIGMEACGSAHYWARQLQSLGHTVKLIAPQFVKPYVKTNKHDAADAEAICEAVQRPSMRFVPIKNIEQQAILAVHTARAGFVKQRTAQANQIRGLLAEFGLIVPKGLALLKERVPTLLDEAKDELPGAFRQTILELLDHLNVLDKRVKQFELEIQNWHRSNSMSQRLEKIPGIGPITASALVAAIGNAKHFANGRQLAAWLGLVPKQHSTGGRTNLLGISKRGDTYLRTLLIHGARAVIRHAANKIKQDWLHSLLSRRHKNIAAVALANKNARTVWALLAHDREFRVDYAAA; the protein is encoded by the coding sequence ATGAAGATTACGGTATGCGGTGTTGATTTGGCAAAGGAAGTTTTCCAATTCCACGGTGTAAATGCGGCTGGCAAGGTGGAGAAGCGTATCCAGCTGAGGCGTGGCAAGGTAATGGAATTTTTCGCCAACATGGCACCGTGTCTGATCGGAATGGAAGCATGTGGCAGCGCGCACTACTGGGCGCGGCAACTGCAAAGCCTGGGGCACACGGTCAAGCTGATAGCTCCGCAGTTCGTCAAGCCGTACGTGAAGACCAACAAGCACGATGCAGCAGATGCAGAAGCGATCTGCGAAGCAGTACAACGACCAAGCATGCGTTTCGTGCCGATCAAGAATATCGAACAGCAGGCGATCCTTGCTGTCCACACGGCCCGGGCAGGATTCGTCAAGCAGCGCACGGCGCAGGCTAATCAGATTCGCGGGCTATTGGCGGAGTTTGGATTGATCGTGCCAAAGGGCCTGGCCCTGCTTAAGGAGCGGGTGCCGACATTGCTCGATGAAGCGAAGGATGAACTGCCCGGCGCGTTCCGCCAGACCATCCTCGAACTTCTTGATCACTTGAACGTATTGGACAAGCGAGTTAAGCAATTCGAGCTGGAGATCCAGAATTGGCATCGCTCGAATTCGATGTCTCAGCGACTAGAGAAGATACCGGGCATTGGTCCGATTACAGCGAGCGCATTGGTGGCAGCGATCGGTAACGCCAAGCACTTCGCCAACGGCCGACAGCTCGCTGCATGGCTTGGCCTGGTGCCGAAACAGCATTCAACGGGCGGCCGAACCAACCTTCTTGGCATCAGCAAACGAGGCGATACGTATCTGCGCACGTTGCTCATTCATGGCGCCCGAGCAGTAATCCGGCACGCAGCCAACAAGATCAAGCAAGACTGGCTTCATTCGCTACTTAGCCGGCGACACAAGAATATCGCTGCCGTGGCCTTGGCCAACAAAAATGCAAGAACAGTGTGGGCGTTGTTAGCACATGACAGAGAGTTCCGGGTCGATTACGCTGCCGCGTAA
- a CDS encoding sensor histidine kinase, whose protein sequence is MFPTPKTQETLKTVLASLHKGFDQTATWVTQLSWWKFFLFAALALIAASILQDELFSPNMDEDVAIRSHKRPSAGSDTSIVIDDSGIHFNPRGGKLRNPAPAEPVGPPDATELPDAPAPPDAPEAPDAPDAPDVPDAPPVAPAAGAAPAAPAAPVAPLGKTRTAPVVTNLPGEEVHIELPPQIGEELSNALEEAVDNAAEEKVSRYHEQASTWFQSFVFLLVLTLFGMKALMGGKKRAEAETQSANAAAERAAMQRQLSEAKMQMMQAQVEPHFLFNTLASVEHLIETDPPRASAMQRSLIKYLRAVLPQMRDNTLITNLGREADMVLAYLALLKMRMEERLTIDFDIPDGLRSAAFPPMMLQSMVENAIKHGLEGKPEGGTLKVRADVAHSKLRVIVADDGLGFGAKPSDGTGLGLMTIRERLKLLHGDGGQLRIEPNQPSGVIATIEVPYQLSDVARKGAAQ, encoded by the coding sequence ATGTTCCCCACGCCAAAAACACAGGAAACCCTGAAGACCGTCCTGGCTTCGCTGCACAAGGGCTTCGACCAGACTGCGACCTGGGTTACGCAATTATCTTGGTGGAAGTTTTTCCTGTTCGCGGCGCTGGCATTGATCGCCGCGTCGATCCTGCAGGACGAACTGTTCTCGCCAAATATGGATGAGGACGTGGCCATCCGTTCGCACAAGCGCCCGAGTGCCGGCAGCGATACCAGTATCGTCATCGATGACAGCGGCATTCACTTCAATCCACGCGGCGGCAAGTTGCGCAATCCGGCGCCGGCCGAGCCGGTGGGACCTCCCGATGCCACCGAATTGCCGGACGCGCCTGCGCCACCCGATGCCCCCGAGGCACCTGATGCGCCAGATGCGCCCGATGTACCGGATGCTCCCCCTGTGGCGCCGGCGGCCGGGGCAGCCCCAGCGGCGCCCGCCGCCCCGGTCGCTCCCCTGGGAAAAACCAGGACCGCGCCCGTCGTGACCAATCTCCCGGGCGAGGAAGTCCATATCGAGTTGCCGCCACAGATCGGCGAAGAACTGTCCAACGCACTCGAGGAAGCCGTCGACAATGCGGCCGAGGAAAAAGTGTCGCGTTATCACGAGCAGGCGTCGACGTGGTTCCAGAGCTTTGTCTTTTTGCTCGTCCTCACATTGTTCGGCATGAAGGCGCTGATGGGCGGAAAAAAGCGCGCTGAAGCGGAAACGCAGAGCGCCAATGCCGCCGCCGAGCGCGCTGCCATGCAGCGCCAGCTGTCCGAAGCCAAGATGCAGATGATGCAGGCGCAGGTCGAGCCGCATTTCCTGTTCAACACGCTGGCCTCGGTCGAACACCTGATCGAGACCGATCCGCCACGCGCCTCGGCAATGCAGCGCAGCCTGATCAAGTACCTGCGCGCTGTGCTGCCCCAGATGCGTGACAATACGCTCATTACCAATCTCGGTCGCGAGGCGGACATGGTGCTGGCTTATCTGGCGTTGCTGAAGATGCGCATGGAGGAACGGCTGACGATCGATTTCGACATTCCCGATGGCTTGCGCAGTGCCGCGTTCCCGCCGATGATGCTGCAATCGATGGTGGAAAACGCCATCAAGCATGGCCTCGAAGGCAAGCCGGAGGGCGGCACGCTCAAGGTGCGGGCCGACGTTGCGCACAGCAAGCTGCGCGTGATCGTCGCGGATGATGGACTCGGTTTTGGCGCCAAGCCCAGCGACGGCACGGGCCTGGGCCTGATGACGATACGTGAACGGCTCAAGCTGCTGCACGGCGATGGGGGCCAGTTGCGCATCGAGCCCAACCAGCCGAGCGGCGTGATCGCCACAATCGAAGTGCCCTACCAGTTGTCGGATGTGGCCCGCAAAGGAGCCGCTCAATAA
- a CDS encoding LytR/AlgR family response regulator transcription factor, whose protein sequence is MPTAILADDERLMRDQLRMRLGQVWPELEIVGEAKNGDEAIELVDELKPDFTFLDIRMPGKTGMEAAAAIGNKSHVVFVTAYDAYAVEAFERGAVDYVLKPPEQERLKITADRLKDRLNKPVGDVNASVTAMLSQLAEKIAAPKPKFLQWIQASIGQDLRMIPVEEILFFRSDEKYTCVQTDKFEALIRKPVRDLADELDPALFWQIHRATLVNVNAIEGVTRDIRGRHLVMIKGRPEKLEVSRSFLHLFKQM, encoded by the coding sequence ATGCCTACCGCGATATTAGCCGACGACGAACGTTTGATGCGCGACCAGTTGCGCATGCGCCTGGGCCAGGTGTGGCCGGAACTGGAGATCGTGGGCGAGGCAAAGAACGGCGACGAAGCGATCGAACTCGTCGACGAGCTGAAGCCGGACTTCACGTTCCTCGATATCCGCATGCCCGGCAAGACAGGCATGGAAGCGGCTGCGGCCATCGGCAACAAGAGCCATGTCGTGTTCGTGACCGCCTACGATGCCTATGCGGTGGAAGCGTTCGAGCGCGGCGCCGTCGATTACGTGCTCAAGCCGCCCGAGCAGGAACGGCTGAAGATCACCGCCGACCGGCTGAAAGACCGGCTGAACAAGCCGGTTGGCGATGTCAACGCGAGTGTCACGGCAATGCTGTCGCAGCTTGCCGAGAAAATCGCCGCGCCAAAACCGAAATTCCTGCAATGGATACAAGCCAGTATCGGCCAGGACTTGCGCATGATTCCCGTCGAGGAAATCCTGTTTTTCCGTTCCGACGAAAAATACACGTGCGTGCAGACCGACAAGTTCGAAGCCTTGATCCGCAAACCCGTGCGCGACCTGGCCGACGAACTGGATCCTGCGCTGTTCTGGCAAATCCACCGCGCAACCCTGGTCAACGTGAACGCGATCGAGGGCGTCACGCGCGATATTCGCGGCCGCCACCTGGTGATGATCAAGGGCCGGCCGGAAAAGCTGGAAGTCAGCCGCAGCTTCCTGCACCTGTTCAAGCAAATGTAA
- a CDS encoding sensor histidine kinase, whose amino-acid sequence MSRPLLAAALLIAMRLAWRLDARPATFAAQREADARARMAGRRATDYALENIREEERTHIARELHDDLGQLLATLRVDMSLLMQRPVTDEATRDLLTGMDGRLLSAITSLRRIASNLRPHALDEGGLYFALQSLRHEFEERHGVACELIAREDELVLSDRYSTAIFRIVQESLTNIARHAQAGHVRITLRRQRNTLFLSIEDDGRGIAQADMEKPTSFGLLGMHERVWAIRGDISITGSHGGTRIAIHLPLPEEAGVQACR is encoded by the coding sequence ATGTCACGACCATTGCTGGCAGCCGCGCTGCTCATCGCCATGCGGCTTGCCTGGCGGCTCGATGCGCGGCCAGCCACGTTCGCCGCGCAGCGCGAGGCCGATGCACGCGCGCGGATGGCCGGGCGCCGCGCCACCGACTATGCGCTGGAGAATATCCGCGAAGAGGAACGCACCCATATCGCGCGCGAGCTGCACGACGACCTGGGCCAGTTGCTGGCCACCCTGCGCGTGGACATGAGCTTGCTGATGCAGCGACCGGTGACCGACGAGGCCACGCGCGACCTGCTGACCGGCATGGACGGGCGGCTGCTGTCGGCGATCACGTCGCTCCGGCGCATCGCCAGCAACCTGCGTCCGCATGCGCTGGACGAAGGTGGCCTGTATTTCGCATTGCAGTCGCTGCGGCACGAATTCGAGGAACGCCATGGCGTGGCGTGCGAACTCATCGCCCGCGAAGACGAGCTGGTGCTGAGCGACCGCTACAGCACTGCAATCTTTCGCATCGTGCAGGAGTCGCTCACGAATATCGCGCGACATGCGCAGGCCGGCCACGTGCGCATCACCCTGCGTCGGCAGCGGAACACGCTTTTCCTGAGCATCGAGGACGACGGCCGGGGCATCGCCCAGGCAGACATGGAAAAGCCCACATCCTTCGGCCTGCTCGGCATGCACGAACGCGTCTGGGCGATCCGTGGCGATATCTCGATCACCGGCAGCCACGGCGGCACCAGGATTGCGATCCATCTTCCCTTGCCGGAGGAAGCGGGTGTACAAGCCTGCCGATGA
- a CDS encoding porin codes for MKKLTLAALIAGSFAATASAQSNVTIYGIVDAGIVRETGGAAGSVTKVTSGIGSQSRIGFRGTEDLGNGLSAIFTLESGYKLDDGTVDSAGTLFNRQAFVGLSSKTLGTLTLGRQYNPLYNALSKVADPFGAGYAGSAKNLFPAGGVNTRVSNAIVYTTPKWSGFSIEGMYALGEQAGDSEAGRLFSIGFNYAQGPLNASLVYNNRNNDAVATGTTPAANRENGKNTLLAVNYDFKVVKVFAAFERDKGLNSSPIPVANAFGYAVAPRASLEADDALLGVQVPVGSGKIIASWMNKNDKTANNQDARQWAVGYTHDLSKRTSAYVAYAKIDNKNGAGYTVGNNNEVGSGDTGFNLGIRHTF; via the coding sequence GTGAAAAAACTTACCCTGGCCGCACTCATCGCCGGCAGCTTCGCAGCCACCGCTTCCGCCCAGTCGAACGTGACCATCTACGGTATCGTTGATGCAGGTATCGTTCGTGAGACCGGCGGTGCGGCTGGCAGCGTCACCAAGGTGACCAGCGGCATCGGCAGCCAGTCGCGTATCGGCTTCCGCGGTACCGAAGACCTGGGCAACGGCCTGTCCGCGATCTTCACGCTGGAATCGGGCTACAAGCTGGACGACGGCACGGTCGACAGCGCTGGCACGCTGTTCAACCGCCAGGCATTCGTGGGCCTGTCCAGCAAGACGCTGGGTACCCTGACGCTGGGCCGCCAGTACAACCCGCTGTACAACGCCCTGTCGAAAGTCGCCGATCCGTTCGGCGCCGGCTATGCGGGCAGCGCCAAGAACCTGTTCCCTGCTGGCGGCGTGAACACCCGCGTGTCGAACGCGATCGTGTACACCACGCCGAAGTGGTCCGGCTTCTCGATCGAAGGCATGTATGCGCTGGGCGAGCAGGCCGGCGACAGCGAAGCAGGCCGTCTGTTCTCGATCGGCTTCAACTACGCGCAAGGCCCACTGAACGCGAGCCTGGTGTACAACAACCGCAATAACGACGCGGTCGCGACCGGCACCACGCCGGCCGCCAACCGCGAGAACGGCAAGAACACGCTGCTGGCCGTGAACTATGACTTCAAGGTCGTCAAGGTATTCGCCGCCTTCGAGCGCGACAAGGGCCTGAACAGCTCGCCGATCCCGGTGGCCAATGCCTTCGGCTACGCCGTGGCACCGCGCGCTTCGCTCGAAGCGGACGATGCACTGCTGGGCGTGCAGGTACCGGTCGGTTCCGGCAAGATCATCGCTTCTTGGATGAACAAGAACGACAAGACCGCCAACAACCAGGACGCGCGCCAGTGGGCCGTTGGCTACACGCACGATCTGTCGAAGCGCACCAGCGCCTATGTGGCATACGCGAAGATCGACAACAAGAATGGTGCAGGCTATACCGTGGGGAACAACAACGAAGTGGGCAGCGGCGACACCGGCTTCAACCTGGGTATCCGCCACACGTTCTGA
- a CDS encoding class I SAM-dependent methyltransferase, with translation MNQVTLKQFYALNAAAIEDAYDKPERQADLAAVRGKVAELLRGHKVLELACGTGYWTRVIAPTAASVHATDVNEEVLALARSRQQGGNVTFAQADAWDLPLSPGQYTAVFAGFWWSHVKREEQERFLAQLRAKLGKDVLLVLLDSVYVDGSSTVIARTDLEGNTYQFRLLASGERLEVLKNFPTDSFLRKKLATATKEIRIDRLEHYWLLTARLK, from the coding sequence ATGAATCAAGTCACACTGAAGCAGTTCTACGCGCTGAACGCGGCCGCCATCGAAGATGCCTACGACAAGCCGGAGCGACAGGCCGACCTGGCCGCGGTGCGCGGCAAGGTGGCCGAGCTGCTGCGCGGCCACAAGGTTCTCGAGCTGGCTTGCGGCACCGGATACTGGACGCGCGTGATCGCGCCGACCGCCGCCTCGGTGCATGCGACGGACGTCAACGAGGAAGTGCTGGCCCTGGCGCGCTCGCGGCAGCAGGGGGGCAACGTGACATTCGCGCAGGCCGATGCCTGGGACCTGCCGTTGTCACCAGGCCAGTACACGGCCGTGTTCGCCGGTTTCTGGTGGTCGCACGTGAAGCGGGAAGAGCAGGAGCGTTTCCTAGCGCAGCTGCGCGCAAAGCTGGGCAAGGATGTGCTGCTGGTGCTGCTCGATAGTGTCTATGTCGATGGCAGCAGCACGGTCATCGCTCGCACCGATCTGGAAGGAAACACTTACCAGTTCCGCCTGCTGGCATCGGGCGAGCGGCTGGAGGTCCTCAAGAACTTCCCGACCGACAGCTTCCTGCGCAAGAAACTGGCGACAGCCACGAAGGAAATCCGTATCGACCGGCTGGAGCATTATTGGCTGCTGACAGCACGGCTGAAATAA
- a CDS encoding CysB family HTH-type transcriptional regulator, with the protein MNLHQLRFVREAVRQNYNLTDAAKALFTSQPGVSKAIIELEEELGVDIFTRHGKRIRGLTEPGRLVLQSVELIMQEIDSLKRIGKEYAAQDSGSFTIATTHTQARYTLPKVVQAFMVKFPKVRLSLLQGNPRQIAEMVQRDQADLAIATESIAGVDNLITLPCYQWEHVVVVPAEHPLLKGKSVTLEDIASYPLITYDGAFAGRSKIDHAFSLRGLKPDVLLEAIDADVIKTYVELGMGIGIIAGMAFDAERDRNLRAISVGHLFGMNVSRVAVKQGAYLRSYIYTFIELLAPTLNRKLVEQAMRGEHENYEL; encoded by the coding sequence ATGAATCTTCATCAACTTCGTTTCGTACGGGAAGCCGTCCGCCAGAACTACAACCTGACCGATGCCGCCAAGGCGCTGTTTACATCGCAGCCCGGCGTTTCAAAAGCGATCATCGAGCTCGAGGAAGAGCTGGGCGTGGATATTTTCACCCGCCATGGCAAGCGGATCCGTGGACTGACCGAGCCGGGCCGCCTGGTGCTGCAGTCGGTCGAGCTGATCATGCAGGAAATCGACAGTCTGAAACGGATCGGCAAGGAATACGCGGCGCAGGACAGTGGCAGCTTCACGATCGCCACCACGCATACCCAGGCCCGCTACACGCTGCCGAAGGTGGTGCAGGCATTCATGGTGAAGTTCCCGAAAGTAAGATTGTCTCTCTTGCAAGGAAATCCGCGCCAGATCGCCGAGATGGTACAACGCGACCAGGCCGACCTGGCGATCGCCACGGAGTCGATTGCCGGCGTGGACAACCTGATCACGCTGCCGTGCTACCAATGGGAACATGTGGTCGTGGTACCTGCCGAACACCCTTTGCTCAAGGGAAAGTCGGTGACGCTGGAAGACATCGCATCGTACCCGCTGATTACCTATGATGGCGCCTTTGCCGGGCGCAGCAAGATCGATCACGCCTTTTCGCTGCGCGGCCTGAAGCCGGACGTGCTGCTGGAAGCCATCGACGCGGACGTCATCAAGACCTATGTCGAACTGGGCATGGGGATCGGCATCATCGCGGGCATGGCGTTCGACGCCGAGCGGGACCGCAACCTGCGCGCCATTTCCGTCGGCCACCTGTTCGGGATGAATGTCTCGCGGGTGGCGGTAAAGCAGGGCGCGTATCTGCGCTCCTATATTTATACGTTCATTGAATTATTGGCCCCCACGCTGAACCGCAAGCTGGTCGAGCAGGCGATGCGGGGCGAGCACGAAAACTACGAATTATGA
- a CDS encoding nitrite/sulfite reductase, with the protein MYQYDQYDHLIVRERIAQYRDQVQRRLSGELTEEEFLPLRLQNGLYMQRHAYMLRIAVPYGLLSSAQMRMFAHIARKYDRGYGHFTTRQNIQFNWIELEQTPDILADLASVEMHAIQTSGNCIRNVTSDEFAGVAADEIIDPRPYAEVLRQWSTFHPEFIALPRKFKVAINGALEDRAAIAIHDIGLTVVKNDAGEIGFKVMVGGGMGRTPIIGTTIREFLPREHLLTYTEAIMRVYNQYGRRDNKYKARIKILLKAIGAEEFARQVEEEWADLKGTEETLTLEEMERVIAYFQPHPYEQLEAIDPRAGHEDNKAFANWLSRNVKPHKQAGYAAVILSLKKTGVPPGDATAEQMDFMAELADRYSFGELRVTHEQNIVLADVKQSQLFDLWKEIKAHGLATPNIGLLTDIICCPGGDFCSLANAKSIPISAAIAERFDHLDFLHDIGDIELNISGCINACGHHHVGNIGVLGVDKDGSEWYQVSIGGAQGNATAIGKIIGPSFSAHQMPEVIDRLLQVYLRERTPDEKFVDTVQRLGIAPFKEHVYATPINEPGRLVGEDEYA; encoded by the coding sequence ATGTACCAATACGATCAATACGACCATCTCATCGTGCGAGAACGCATCGCGCAGTACCGCGACCAGGTGCAGCGCCGGCTGTCCGGTGAGTTGACCGAAGAAGAATTCCTGCCGCTGCGCCTGCAGAACGGCCTGTACATGCAGCGTCATGCCTACATGCTGCGGATTGCCGTGCCCTATGGCCTGCTGTCGTCCGCGCAGATGCGCATGTTTGCCCATATCGCCCGCAAGTACGACCGCGGCTATGGCCACTTCACCACGCGCCAGAACATCCAGTTCAACTGGATCGAGCTGGAGCAGACGCCGGATATCCTGGCCGACCTCGCATCCGTCGAGATGCATGCGATCCAGACGTCGGGCAACTGCATCCGCAACGTGACCTCGGACGAATTCGCCGGCGTAGCCGCCGACGAGATCATCGATCCGCGCCCGTACGCCGAAGTGCTGCGCCAGTGGTCCACGTTCCACCCCGAATTCATCGCCCTGCCGCGCAAGTTCAAGGTGGCGATCAACGGCGCCCTGGAAGACCGCGCTGCGATCGCGATCCATGACATCGGCCTGACCGTGGTGAAGAACGACGCCGGCGAGATCGGCTTCAAGGTGATGGTCGGCGGCGGCATGGGCCGCACCCCGATCATCGGCACCACGATCCGCGAATTCCTGCCGCGTGAACACCTGCTGACGTACACGGAAGCGATCATGCGCGTGTACAACCAGTACGGCCGCCGCGACAACAAGTACAAGGCGCGCATCAAGATCCTGCTGAAAGCGATCGGCGCCGAGGAATTCGCGCGCCAGGTCGAAGAGGAATGGGCGGACCTGAAAGGCACCGAGGAAACGCTGACGCTGGAGGAAATGGAGCGCGTGATCGCCTACTTCCAGCCGCACCCCTACGAGCAGCTGGAAGCGATCGACCCGCGTGCCGGCCACGAAGACAACAAGGCTTTTGCCAACTGGCTGAGCCGCAATGTCAAACCGCACAAGCAGGCCGGCTACGCGGCCGTGATCCTGTCGCTGAAGAAAACCGGCGTGCCGCCGGGCGACGCAACCGCGGAACAGATGGACTTCATGGCCGAACTGGCCGACCGCTACAGCTTCGGCGAATTGCGTGTGACGCACGAGCAGAACATCGTGCTGGCGGACGTGAAGCAATCGCAGCTGTTCGACCTGTGGAAGGAAATCAAGGCGCATGGCCTGGCCACGCCGAACATCGGCCTGCTCACGGACATCATCTGCTGCCCGGGCGGCGACTTCTGCTCGCTGGCCAACGCGAAATCGATCCCGATCTCGGCGGCCATCGCGGAACGCTTCGACCACCTCGATTTCCTGCACGACATCGGCGACATCGAACTGAACATCAGCGGCTGCATCAACGCCTGCGGCCACCACCACGTGGGCAATATCGGTGTGCTGGGCGTCGACAAGGATGGCAGCGAATGGTATCAAGTGTCGATCGGCGGTGCGCAGGGCAACGCGACCGCGATCGGCAAGATCATCGGCCCGTCGTTCTCCGCGCACCAGATGCCGGAAGTGATCGACCGCCTGCTGCAGGTCTACCTGCGTGAACGCACGCCCGACGAGAAATTCGTCGACACCGTGCAGCGCCTGGGCATCGCCCCGTTCAAGGAACATGTTTATGCAACGCCCATCAACGAACCGGGCCGCCTGGTAGGAGAAGACGAATATGCCTAA